A genome region from Tolypothrix sp. PCC 7712 includes the following:
- a CDS encoding GNAT family N-acetyltransferase has translation MPEIETLRLRLRHLTLADFDDLFRIYSDAEIMKYLVPRTAEQTQTSLYRHIKQWEENNFGMWAVIHKETGKIIGRCGLGYLADTPEVELGYVFDKSFWNMGIATEASQATLKYGFWEVKLDRIVAIAHPENIASVRVIEKLGMNYQKHTSYYGHDVVYYTLPRDQWQPDDSLYILR, from the coding sequence ATGCCTGAAATAGAAACTTTGCGTCTGCGATTAAGACACTTAACGTTGGCTGATTTTGATGACTTGTTTCGTATCTACAGCGATGCGGAAATTATGAAATATCTGGTACCCAGAACAGCAGAGCAAACACAGACTAGTTTATACAGACATATTAAACAATGGGAAGAAAACAACTTTGGTATGTGGGCAGTAATACACAAAGAAACTGGCAAAATAATTGGGCGTTGTGGATTGGGTTATTTGGCAGATACGCCGGAAGTGGAACTAGGCTACGTTTTTGACAAGTCTTTTTGGAACATGGGTATAGCAACAGAAGCATCGCAAGCCACTTTAAAATATGGTTTTTGGGAAGTAAAGTTAGATCGGATAGTTGCGATCGCACATCCAGAAAACATCGCTTCTGTGCGTGTAATTGAAAAGCTAGGGATGAATTATCAAAAGCATACCAGCTACTACGGTCATGATGTAGTTTACTACACCCTCCCCCGCGACCAATGGCAACCGGATGACTCTCTGTATATTTTGCGGTGA